In one Suricata suricatta isolate VVHF042 chromosome 9, meerkat_22Aug2017_6uvM2_HiC, whole genome shotgun sequence genomic region, the following are encoded:
- the AP4E1 gene encoding AP-4 complex subunit epsilon-1 isoform X4, whose protein sequence is MALTVVSQIFPREMIPAVLPLIEDKLQHSKEIIRRKAVLALYKFHLIAPNQVQHIHIKFRKALCDRDVGVMAASLHIYFRMIKENSSGYKDLTGSFVTILKQVVGGKLPVDFNYHSVPAPWLQIQLLRILGLLGKDDQRTSELMYDVLDESLRRAELNHNVTYGNICTWFKIQKVQKAILFECVHTVYSIYPKSELLEKAAKCIGKFVLSPKINLKYLGLKALTYVIQQDPTLALQHQMTIIECLDHPDPIIKRETLELLYRITNAQNITVIVQKMLEYLQQSKEEYIIVNLVGKIAELAEKYAPDNAWFIQTMNAVFSVGGDVMHPDIPNNFLRLLAEGFDDETEDQQLRLYAVQSYLTLLDAENVFYPQKFLQVMSWVLGEYAYLLDKETPEEVITKLYKLLTSDLVSSETKAWLLAAVTKLTPRAHSSNVVERLIQEFTVSLDTCMRQHAFELKHLRENVELMKSLLPVDKSCEDLVVDTSLSFLDGFVAEELSQGAAPYKPHHQRQEEKLSQEKVLNFEPYGLSFSSSGFTGRQSPAGISLGSDVSGNSAETALKETNSLKLDGIKKLWGKEGYLPKKEGKAGDETEAPPVPQESIIMESVDQTIVKKDQSQVLTQSKEEKEKQLLASSLFVGLGSESTINLLGKADTVSHKFRRKSKVKETKSGETTSTQNMPCSYFSSSSDVTYEDDYYLDTLQDRGDKELNKFSLSSELLDSESLTELPSAEKLSSCTESTPSLFTDNMEGLHTPSTVASVANEISLASSLLEETSEHMHSDLVEVCDNETISVSSYKIWKDDCLMVTWSVSSKSGLELKSANLEISPTENFKITEQPGCCLPVIETESIKTFQYSVQMEKPFTEGNLSGFINYQMMDTHSVQLEFSVNLSLLDFIRPLKISTENFGSLWLSFANDVKQNVKMSESQAALPSALKTLQQKLRLHVVEIIGNEGLLACQLLPSIPCLVHFRVHGDVLALWFRSSCSTLPDYLLYQCQKVMEES, encoded by the exons ggAGATTATACGAAGAAAAGCTGTTCTGGCATTATATAAGTTCCATCTCATTGCTCCTAATCAAGTACAGCATATCCATATTAAGTTTCGGAAAGCACTTTGTGACAGAGATGTTGGGGTCATGGCTGCTTCTTTGCACATATACTTTAGGATGATTAAG GAGAATTCATCTGGATATAAAGACCTGACGGGGAGTTTTGTAACAATTTTGAAGCAAGTGGTTGGAGGAAAGCTCCCAGTAGATTTCAATTACCATAGTGTGCCAGCACCATGGTTACAAATCCAGCTCTTGAGAATATTAGGGCTTCTAGGAAAAGACGATCAAAG GACAAGTGAATTAATGTATGATGTTCTTGATGAATCCTTACGAAGAGCCGAGTTAAATCACAATGTCACATATG gtAATATATGCACatggttcaaaattcaaaaggtgCAAAAAG ctaTTCTGTTTGAATGTGTGCATACAGTTTATTCTATTTATCCTAAGTCAGAATTACTTGAGAAGGCTGCCAAGTGCATTGGAAAATTTGTTCTATCAcctaaaataaatctcaaatattTAG GGCTGAAGGCTCTTACCTATGTTATCCAGCAGGACCCCACTCTGGCTCTTCAGCACCAGATGACAATAATTGAATGCTTAGATCATCCTGATCCCATTATTAAAAGAGAG aCTCTGGAACTTCTTTACAGAATTACTAATGCACAGAATATAACTGTGATTGTCCAGAAAATGCTTGAATATTTACAACAGAGCAAAGAAGAGTATATTATCGTCAATTTGGTTGGTAAAATAGCTGAGCTCGCTGAGAA ATATGCCCCGGACAATGCGTGGTTTATTCAGACAATGAATGCTGTGTTTTCAGTGGGAGGAGATGTCATGCATCCTGATATTCCCAATAACTTTCTGAGACTGCTAGCAGAAG GTTTtgatgatgaaacagaagatcAACAATTAAGGCTCTATGCAGTTCAGTCTTATCTCACTTTATTAGATGCAGAAAATGTGTTCTATCCACAGAAGTTTCTTCAAGTTATGAGTTGG GTGTTAGGGGAGTATGCCTACCTCTTAGATAAGGAGACGCCAGAGGAAGTTATAACCAAGCTCTACAAGCTACTTACGAGTGACTTGGTTTCTTCAGAAACAAAAGCCTGGTTACTTGCAGCTGTTACCAAGTTGACACCCCGAGCACACTCTTCTAATGTAGTGGAGAGATTAATTCAGGAATTCACCGTATCTTTGGATACTTGTATGAGACAGCATGCTTTTGAATTAAAACACTTACGTGAGAATGTGGAACTTATGAAGAGCTTGCTTCCAGTTGATAAGAGCTGTGAAGACTTGGTG GTAGATACTTCCTTATCTTTTCTGGATGGCTTTGTGGCTGAAGAACTCAGTCAGGGGGCAGCACCTTACAAACCTCACCACCAACGGCAGGAGGAAAAGCTTTCTCAGGAAAAAG TTCTCAATTTTGAACCATATggactttccttttcttcatctggCTTCACTGGACGACAGTCTCCTGCTGGCATTTCTCTTGGTTCAGATGTATCTGGGAATAGTGCAGAGACTGCGCTGAAAGA GACAAATAGCTTGAAGCTGGACGGTATAAAGAAATTGTGGGGGAAAGAGGGCTATCTTCCCAAGAAGGAAGGCAAAGCTGGGGATGAAACTGAAGCTCCGCCTGTTCCTCAAGAGAGTATAATAATGGAGAGTGTAGACCAAACTATAGTTAAAAAGGATCAGTCTCAAGTCCTTACCCAAtctaaagaggagaaagaaaagcagctgCTTGCATCATCACTATTTGTTGGGCTAGGATCAGAAAGTACAATCAATTTG cTAGGAAAAGCAGATACCGTATCTCACAAGTTCAGAAGGAAATCAAAAGTCAAGGAAACCAAAAGTGGAGAAACAACCAGTACTCAGAATATGCCCTGTTCTTACTTTAGCTCTTCATCAGATGTGACATATGAAGATGACTATTATTTGGATACTTTGCAGGatagaggagacaaagaattaaataagttttCTCTCAGCTCAGAACTTTTGGATTCTGAGTCACTCACAGAACTGCCCTCGGCTGAGAAACTCTCCAGCTGCACAGAGTCCACACCTTCTTTGTTCACTGATAACATGGAAGGTCTTCACACTCCGTCCACTGTAGCCTCAGTTGCTAATGAAATCTCTTTAGCTTCTTCTTTGTTGGAAGAAACCTCTGAACACATGCATTCAGATCTTGTGGAGGTCTGTGATAATGAAACCATATCAGTGTCTTCCTACAAAATTTGGAAAGATGACTGTTTAATGGTCACCTGGTCAGTTTCTAGTAAGAGTGGTTTGGAATTGAAAAGTGCTAACTTAGAAATTTCTCCTACAGAAAATTTCAAG ATCACTGAGCAACCTGGATGCTGCTTGCCTgtaatagaaacagaaagcatcAAAACCTTTCAATATAGTGTGCAAATGGAGAAACCTTTTACAGAAGGGAATCTTTCTGGTTTTATAAATTATCAAATGATGGATACTCATTCTGTTCAGCTTGAATTTTCTGTAAACTTATCACTATTAGATTTCATTAG accATTGAAGATCTCAACTGAAAACTTTGGCAGCCTCTGGTTATCCTTCGCAAATGATGTGaagcaaaatgtaaaaatgtcaGAATCTCAAGCTGCTCTGCCTTCTGCCCTAAAGACCCTGCAACAGAAACTAAGACTTCATGTTGTTGAAATTATAG GCAATGAAGGGCTTCTGGCCTGTCAGCTGCTCCCATCCATCCCCTGCTTGGTACATTTTCGAGTTCATGGTGATGTATTAGCCCTGTGGTTCCGATCCTCCTGTTCTACTCTTCCTGACTACTTACTGTATCAGTGTCAAAAGGTGATGGAGGAATCCTAG